Sequence from the uncultured Methanobrevibacter sp. genome:
CAATGGCCAATGAATACAAGGATGATTTCAAGGCTTCAGAGAAATATGAAACATTCAAAAATCGTGGAGTGAAATTCTTTTTTTCAGGTGACAAGCGCGTAGATTTAAAGGCCCTCATGAGCTATCTTCATGAGGAGGGAATTGATAAGCTGATGCTTGAAGGGGGATCCACCCTAAACTTTTCCATGATAAAATCAGGCCTTATCGATGAGATAATCATCTGTGTTGCTCCGATGATTGTTGGGGGCGCCAATGCAAAGACATTCTTTGATGGTGAGGGCTTTGATTTGATGGATGATGCGGTAAGGCTGGAATTGACCGATTCATATACATTGGACAAGGACCTTATCCTGCACTATAAAGTTTCAAATGACTGATTTGACAGTATATTATACCAGATGAAATCATCACCTGCATAAAAGCTTATCAGCACTGATGTCAGTGTGATTAGTACAAATATCATAAGGACATCCGCCGGTGTCAAAAGCACAAAGAGTATTAAAAGGACTATTTCTGATATGATGAATGTCCTTAAAGGATTTCTTGTTTTGATGTAGCTTAAAAGACCAAGCACTATCGGTGTGGCTATTATTGCCAGAATATATAATATTGACAGCTCAAGGCTTATCATATTTTCTATAGGCAGATTCAGGATGTTCATAACTAGATACATTTCAAGAACTGTCAGGAAGAATCCCTGAACGCCTCCGCTTATTGCCTGGGAGAGCGTATGTTTTTTTAAAAGCACCCTTGACCATATCAATATGGGATATAGGATTCCAAAAAGAGAACCTATATGTCCCAACAGTAATATTAAAGCTGCAACCGGTCCGGATAGTCCGGTGGTATGGACACTTATTTTCCATTTTGTTGTAAATAGAAGCACGACTCCAGTATTTATTGAATAACATAAAAGAAGGCATGTCAGGAAGTTGTCCAGATGAAAAATCATGCATATTAAAAACCCGATGAAATATGATATTATCCCTACAATCAGGGGTATGAACCTGTCTGACCTGTTTGAGATGTCCTTGTCGGTTCCGATTTTTTTGGCCCAGCCAAGTATAATTAC
This genomic interval carries:
- a CDS encoding 2,5-diamino-6-(ribosylamino)-4(3H)-pyrimidinone 5'-phosphate reductase, which gives rise to MRPYVILNAAMTLDGKIATQTGSSNISGEKDLERVHEIRKECDAIMVGIGTVLADDPRLTVHKIDARPEDNPVRVVVDSKGRTPIDARITNSDAKTIIAMANEYKDDFKASEKYETFKNRGVKFFFSGDKRVDLKALMSYLHEEGIDKLMLEGGSTLNFSMIKSGLIDEIIICVAPMIVGGANAKTFFDGEGFDLMDDAVRLELTDSYTLDKDLILHYKVSND